A section of the Eublepharis macularius isolate TG4126 chromosome 1, MPM_Emac_v1.0, whole genome shotgun sequence genome encodes:
- the RAB20 gene encoding ras-related protein Rab-20, with product MKPDGKVVLLGDVNVGKTSLLHRYMERRFQGTVSTVGGAFFLKQWGPHHISLWDTAGREQFHGLGSMYCRGAAAVILTYDVTNFQSVVELEDRFLALTDTANRDCIFAVVGNKVDLTDACACVPEAEDGHLSEKPISSSVPTKVKKQVRMDDAIAFYKKILKYKMMDEKDAPAAEKMCFETSAKSGYMVDQLFETVFDMVVPTILEQKAEGSSQTVDLHNYKTAKNTQPGCCR from the exons ATGAAGCCCGACGGCAAGGTGGTGCTGCTGGGGGACGTGAACGTGGGCAAGACCTCGCTGCTGCACCGCTACATGGAGCGCCGCTTCCAGGGCACCGTCAGCACGGTCGGCGGCGCCTTCTTCCTCAAGCAGTGGGGCCCGCACCACATTTCCCTCTGGGACACGGCAG GACGTGAGCAGTTTCATGGCCTTGGATCTATGTACTGCCGAGGTGCAGCTGCTGTCATCCTCACCTACGATGTCACCAACTTTCAGAGCGTAGTGGAGTTGGAGGACAGGTTCCTGGCTTTGACAGACACGGCCAACAGGGACTGCATCTTTGCCGTTGTCGGGAACAAAGTGGACCTCACGGATGCTTGTGCCTGCGTTCCAGAGGCAGAAGATGGACATTTGTCCGAGAAACCCATCAGCAGCAGTGTGCCTACGAAAGTGAAAAAACAAGTCCGCATGGATGACGCGATAGCATTTTATAAGAAGATCCTAAAGTACAAAATGATGGATGAGAAGGATGCCCCAGCAGCAGAAAAAATGTGTTTTGAAACTAGTGCAAAATCTGGATATATGGTGGACCAGCTCTTTGAGACTGTATTTGATATGGTGGTACCAACAATTTTAGAGCAGAAAGCTGAAGGATCATCACAAACTGTAGACTTACATAATTACAAGACAGCCAAAAATACACAACCTGGCTGCTGTAGATAA